A single genomic interval of Lathyrus oleraceus cultivar Zhongwan6 chromosome 7, CAAS_Psat_ZW6_1.0, whole genome shotgun sequence harbors:
- the LOC127106070 gene encoding uncharacterized protein LOC127106070: MATKNKQKGTSSSLGSQIFGSKISHSSVGIYGSIFSTQSPKILGRESLRFEASGSKTKNEIVNSKVENQGIHSIFKDDNGGAHNTKNTDMSWLYQNQNQKDTCHLSSSILYGGQDIYPQTQSSQIASFNSLYNNNGGEDDSEMATRGDWWQGGLYY; this comes from the exons ATGGCAACAAAGAATAAGCAAAAGGGTACTTCTTCTTCACTTGGTTCTCAAATTTTTGGGTCTAAAATATCTCACTCTTCGGTAGGAATTTATGGTTCTATCTTTTCAACTCAATCACCTAAG ATTTTAGGAAGAGAATCTTTGCGATTTGAAGCAAGTGGCAGCAAAACTAAGAATGAGATAGTGAACTCCAAAGTTGAAAATCAAG GAATACATAGCATCTTTAAGGACGACAATGGCGGGGCTCATAATACCAAAAATACAGACATGTCTTGGTTGTACCagaatcaaaatcaaaaggaTACATGTCATCTAAGTTCATCCATTTTATATGGTGGCCAAGATATATATCCTCAAACTCAAAGTTCACAAATTGCTTCATTCAACTCCTTG TACAATAATAATGGAGGAGAAGATGATTCCGAAATGGCTACAAGAGGAGACTGGTGGCAGG GAGGTCTCTATTATTAA